The nucleotide window ACTATGCAAACTGCAAAAAGGAGGATATAAGGAAACTATAACatgcaaatataaaacaagacGCTTCGACagttaaaacataaaaagagCTCTATAAGTCGACAAAAAaatagtaatgtataacgtcccGAAGACAATATCTTTAACGATTTTATTAAAGGAAGCTATTCGAGATTTACCTCGAGAGAAGGCCTACGTTTTGCCACGTGTGTACGAGACGATAGATTGTAGAAAGATtgtcaaagaaaaaaagagagagagaaagggagagagagaaaaggtgAGAGCGAGGATGGAATGATAGAGAAACGAGAAGTTTTATGATGCAGGAGTTACGAGAAAGGTGCTGTTTAGTTTAGACATTATCGATCTTTTCCCTTTACAATCATTATGCTCTTATCTTACTTGAATCAGTGCACCTTTTGTTACATCTATTTTGCAAACACTCAAATCCTTTCCCTTTTAACTTTTCTACATACTTCGTTCATTATACACTTATTTCACAGActatatgatatttttcttgaaagaTTGCGACGAATGGATCGGTTCATTTGGATTTATGAGATGCACGAAATTTCACTGCACCCCATGAGTTATTATTTCGACTTTCCGTCTTAGAGGAAACTTATCTATAAGAATATCAACAAATGCTGAACACAAGTACAAGGAATCGTCAATATCTGTATATATCACTCCCAAAAATCGTAGCCGAATCAGAGACCTTGAGATCGCTGGGTCGATTGCCACATTGGTTCGGGCAtggaataaaagagaaacttGCAATTCCCCACTGGGAGTATTTTCAGTTTGCAAGGCGACACTAAACGCACACTTGTCACGCGCGCTGTAATAGGTACCTCTTTCATTAATACAGATCACTCACGGTCTCACCAGGTCTCTGATTGCCTGCACGGTTCTTTTACTTGCGAACTTATCTCGCCATAAATCTCTGTGGCAATAAATATCCTACTTTTCCCCTCCCGGAAGATACATTAACTCCGCTTTGCAAATCACACTATGCAAGAAATCCTTTTGATTAAACCTCCGAGTGCAGAGCTGTTTCTGATATGCCCTTAACTCTTAAAAGCTATCataattcaaagaaaatttcaccgtggtagatttttttttattttaagaactaataaattcaacgatacaaattaataaatcgattaaacgagaagagaaaaagattatCGTTCATAAcgattataaataacattgcGATGGTATTATAAAGAGATACAGAAACCAGAATGATCATTAAATTTGATCAATGATAGCTTTTAagcgttaaaatatttgtttcacgCGGGAGTGGCGACAAGTATTATAACGACAGACAGCCCAACCCTATCACGATTAccgaaaagtatttttatagaatactCTTCGAGCCAGATATTTACATCgcgttatattctattctatatattatattacattaacaTCAATGTATACGTGCGTGTACAAAttgtatatcatattatatgaTCCTACTCTGCTGGCAGATTTCATTGTAGTTATTATGCGTCCGAACGAGGAGTCGACAACGTTTGTATTCGTCGCGAGACGGCAATTATGCGTTaaattgattatatataaatcgTCCTTAAGAGGAATATGCAAGTCTTCCTTCATTTTAATCTGCACTATTCGAAGTTGGAGGATGTTCGTAGGATTTAGTTGTACGGCGTACCTGCTGATTGCGTTGTGTCCTCTGAGGGTGTGCGTTACTTCTACCCGAAATTATTTCCGGATAAAATCGCTCAACGACGATATTCTGTGTGTTTTTGAACACCCGATAAGTCGAAACATTGATTCGCCTAATCGTGGTCGTGTAAATCTGTAGATCAGAGCCGCGACTCGTTAGAGAAATACTCGAAGACTAATCTAACTGAATAAGCCGTGTTTTGTTTTACGATAAACGTTTCGAAAATTCTAAgaataattgtaaaagttCCACTTCATTTtatacttgacaaatttttttaggaaattataaaaaatttatctctGCTTGTTTTATTCGTATCGATCCTATGGTACTAATAGAACTTGAAAATGGCGTGTTAACACGAGATGTTCGAGATAGATACGCTTGtgtgttataatttatattgtgAACATGTgtctatattttaaatgagTAATTGCGTTTACGTCGGAAGTAGTAGTCGGAAGTACATTTTCATAGAGGTTTGATACACCGATGATCCAACCGAagttaaaattgttataatcgAGAATTGCATAGGATTCCTTTGTTTCAGTAAGATTAAAAGAATCTCAAAGATCGAGATTCTATGGATTAATTTCATCTGTCCTCTTCCTAAAATCCTATGCATTTCTTCGAGTCTTTCGCTTTGGTTGATTCCAGTTGTTCTAAAGTTTGCTGAAGTTTCTCAAAAAGTTTGTTCAATACTCGCAGTACATTATAAACAATGTCCGTAATCGAACTTAAGGAACGCGTGCTTGTGGCTTTCTACGAACAATGTGAAACCGGAGCCACACCAAGAATGATCAAGGACCGCGTAAAAGAACAGGGGAAACGAAAACTAGTTGATATCAAACGAGTTGAATGATGCAAAGgtaatcaaataaatatatgtacattgctagatacgaaaaaagaaacctCATTAACTTAGgtgtataataattgtaatcgTTAAATAAGTGTAACTATGTTGTACTAGTCATGAGACCGTCTCGTATCTTGATAAGCAACAGTAAGTCATTGTACTCGAGAGATTCGGACTGTTGTTACGTCGAGACGGTTTCTCGGATCGGTTGTTTGTtagtgtaattaaatatatatatttttcatccatTGGCTGACGTAAAAGTACCCGCGCTTCGCAATGAGATCGAGAAAGATTATGAAGAAtgatttaaaacaaaaaaaaagacaagCGAACCGATTGCGTGCATTACTcgcaaaaaattataaaaatcgaaGCGTTTAGATACCGATTGCATCGTTGAAGCCCGGAAGATTCACGATTCGTTGATTAAAGAATTTCTTGATCGAGAAGATTTGGAATTGCATGATCGTGTAACGCTTTTCCTAGGTTCGGAGTTCGTTACGTGCCATCGTTTAAAGGGTACATAAAAAACGGTCAGGAGCAAATGACATTAATCAAAGTGTCAGAGATGGTGTCAGAGACTTCCAAATGATACTCAATCATCGCATCGCGAATCCTTTGATTTGCCAACATTATGTTTGCATACGAAATAGGCGCAATGCCTTACCATCTATACGTGTTAATTCCGAGGTACCTAAGGGATTTTTttacaacaacaaaaaagatggatttttatatctattttattcgatcTTCAGTTTACGAACCGTATCAATCAAAATTGAACTTTCTGAAAAGaagaatcaaattttaaaacaatttcctTAGGTGTCCAGGTACTACACGCATTGTAATTCTTCCCTCGTACACTCGCTACTGCTATCGTATGTATTCTTCAGTTCGCCTAATATAAAGCGAGCTAACATAGTAGCATTGCAGCTAGGCAGTACAATATATCGTTGGAACTCCGACCCAAACACAATGACGATcaagaataattattgtaataagaAAATGTCTTTCATTACTTTATTAAACGATCACGAGTACAAGTCGTGTTAGTTAAACGAATATACGTGTGTATATCCAATATAGAAGCAAGCTAAGGGAGAGCCATTCGATAGGTCTTTGGTTCTTCGTGGGGTGCAAATAACTTTAGAGGATAGAGGATACGGCGTGGAAATGCGTTAAGATGtaataagaatgaaaattatctttgagatgtatcgaaaaaaaaaaaaaaaatagcgtAAAAACTAAGTCAAGCGAGGTTACACCGGAGATATCGCACTGTGaatgagaatatttatatttttacttagaaaaatgttataataacgTTGGTAATGTCTAATTCCCATCCGATAAGGaatgtttataacgttatttttctAGAGTATATATCTAAATgcttattattatgttatgacgaaACGTGCTCTCAAGCGAGatctattattatacaatgCATTATTTGTTCATTGTAAATATTGCGTTTGCTTCGATTACTTCATTATCTTTACAATTTCTCTATAAGCGGCAGCAGCAgcagaatatatatatatatcaatattacACTTATAACAATTACTATTGTTCTCTAAATCTCGTCGCGAGTGCTCACAAGGAATGTGCACGTACAATACAACTAATGTATTTCTCGTGGTGTTCATTACAATTTTACTgctgtaaatattatttacgtttAAGTTGAAGGAATGAGTGAATACCTCTATACGACTAATAGATAGGTGGCTATTGTTTATCGCTAAAGTTACGAGAACATTATATTTCCTTGATCTTTTTACAATGTCATTGTCAGTGATTAATTTCGATCTCGTATTAAAAAAGTTCTACTATGAAGATTCTTTGATTAAAACATTCAGAGGATGGTAAAATTAGCCATCAcagaatagaaagaaaagaacattgtaatataaaacaatctcTTTCCTTTCGCTTTATATCTTCTTACCTTCGCTTGAAAGCGATTGAGACAGGAAAAACAAGAACGTTCTCAGTTagttattataaaacgttattatacGTCTTTTAACTTTACTGTCAATCTACTACGAccatttattcgaatattccTTTATATCTTCATAGAAGGTATTTTGTTCTCTACCTGCGGTACCTGCGATTGATGGTTCTTAATCAGATTTGCTCCACTCACGTTTCGTCGTAAAGTGGAAAAAAATGGAAGCGCTGGAAATTGTGGCGAGAGTGCAGTATGTATGGTGTTAGCTGTATGAAATCATGTTACGTGTAATGTTATGTACTGTAAGATTAGAATACATCATAAAATGGTGATGGCGTGTACTGCTGGAATGTAATACATGTATCGAGTTACCCCTAAATACAGCCATTTTATAATGGATGTTTATCTGAGATCCACTCCCTTCACTATTTTTACGTAGAATACGCTAAAAGTATATGAAAAGAAGATGCACAACACGGGATATTTAAACAGAAGTTTTAAATGTCTGACttagaaattgtttattaacaGAAAAGTTAATACCATCGTCCATACAAATTAGCTTCTTAAGAATATCTTAGTACTATatcgtatgaaatattattatttttattcatatccAAGTACTTCAAATGTTGAAAATTGTCGATGTGTTGATTCTAAAATACTTTACGCAAAAAGCGACTCTTTTTTCCAAATGAAATGATGGGTTTCAAATTTGCACTCACTCACGCTCTATATCGAAATCGCGCCATTATCGAAAATCGAATGCGATCGAATGTTGCCGTGCGTTTCGCTCGGCGTTTGCGACATACACACGACTATCTTATTGCGATTTTACGTTGTGCTAGAAAATACTTTGTGACAAGTGACGAAAACGTATCAAAAGATAATCGCGTTTTAAGTTTAATGATCCATTACTATCGTATCGCTAATTAAGAATTAATCTGGAGATCAATCTTGTAACtgaaaagtatgaaatgaTACGGAATAAAGACCGTTATAGCAGCCATGATGTCAACAACACTTTCAATAATGCAGAAACATAATAAGTTTGATTATAACAAAAGCTACATTAATTGTAATCAGGTGATTCTTTTTTGCTTCTTAACGATATTGTATAAATCGCGTTACAAGTTGAAATATAACATCTATTACACGAATATTGACACTGGGAGATACTTAGATCTTTGGCGTTGATTTGTTGTTCGATTAAGAATTAttaccatttttttttatatttaataataaaagaatcacGATACAAAAAGCACATGttatgtaaaaatagaataaaatctactatatatatttcctgCAATGAAACCCGTACAAAAGTtccaattatatatatcgtggataattttttacagatTAGAGTTTtaatgtattgtatataacatttggtagaattatattctttcttcGAAATTCTTAATATGATGTTGACCGCGAAAATTCTTTTCCCCATTTAAAATAGACCAAATAAGCATCTAATTTTATGACAATACTGtgtaaatgatttaaaaaagatattatcaCTACTACAACATTGATTatgttttcaatttaataatacatcaAATTTGGATTCCATTACTGTAAATAACTGTAAATAACTAACAAATTGGATAACCGAAATTATACAAATCTCAATATCCTGAGTGATATTAAACCTATCATTACAGTTCATCCTTGAGTAATGTGTACCTGTTTTTACTAGGTGCTAGTTTCTTAAATGTAGATTCTGGTGGGGTTGTAGGCACCTTAATTTGTCCAACAATTTGTGGTACTTCATTACTACTAGGATCTGGCCCATAATGAAACTCCCTATGTAACTTTCCTGAATATAAATCTTGTAGAAAaccttttaattttccttctatATGAATATCATGGAAGTTTGGAAACAGGTACATATGTCTAAAACTATCTATGGCAATTAGAGGCAAATCTGCTGGAGATTTTCCTAAATGATGGAGAGGATGAGCAAATTTCACCCCATTTGCAGTtaagaaatttacattttctgaAATAAGATAACATATTGTATTTGCTTATCACTTGGGCATtacctttttaaatatcagtACTAGTGCTTTACTTACGTTTTTCATCGATTAATGTCTTCATTACTACatctttatacattttaacaCTCTCAACATCGTCAGGAGCATGAAACAATATGAGGAAGGGTAAAGCTTCCTCTGTTAATTCCTCAGCATTTTCAAATGTGATTTCTCTCACCAAGGGAACACACTTCTCTTGTGCCCAAACATTTAATTCATCAAAGTTATTCAAACTTCCATGGTATGTTTCATCCTCGTCATTAGAAAGTGCCTTATCAGATCGGAAGACAATTATAGGTTCTCCTGGGGGGTGCATAGCTCTGCTTGCATTCCTAGTTGTATTcccaacatttaaaaattgttttgaattttaatttgtatatgcTTATCAAATAAGATTAGACAGTAAAATATTTGGAGGGTAGGTTACTAAACATTCacatttgtatatgtatatatcatgCAGGATTTAACACACAGAAATAGGACAGGTctttaaaacataaaagaagacaaaagggaaaaaagaggaaaatgcTGGAAGAATACAATTctgtgaataaaaatttaaagataatgTCATCTAAATCATGCTCAATATTTTACTTACAAAAAGTGAAAATGTTCCCCAATTTCACAATTCTGAGCTGAGCATGTGCTtgttagaaaaaagaatagaataatTACACACATGTTATAGAAGCATTAAAAAAGATTTCCTTGGAGAACATGAGTCAACATACGCGAatcacacacatatatatatatatatagcattaAAATTCTTACCCAAACCCAACATGAAATTGGCAATCATCCTTTAGATTAGTGGCAACCCTTCTAAACATCCCATATTCAGGAATATCCTTTCTATCAAAATATCCAATGATCATTCTCTTTTTATCATCTAAGTTGCTTAATTCctttaaatcataaaattgtttaataggATCCTCTagttgtttccttataaattcttcgaaaGCTTCTACTGATCGTTGACCTCTGTATTCTCGTTTGGTTGGTTGACCATTCCTTATTACTTTTAAAGTTGGGTATTTAGTAATGTGAAATCTTGATGCAATACCAGCTAGaaaatagttttttaattttgtaataaattctatacatacaaagttattttaatttcttacatatattattttcttttcaactcAATTTACTCACATTCTCTTTCACAATCTACTTTTGCCATTACAACTCTTCCTGGTTCGGGAAAtgcatttcttattttatttgcagCTTCCTCAAAAATAGGGGCTAACGAATTACTAAAACGGCACCATTgtgcataaaaatttattaataccaaTTCATTTGTTGCTGAAACACATCGTATAAAATCGTAATATTATCGCCGCTGTAagaagttataaaaaatttttatttagatctTT belongs to Bombus pascuorum chromosome 10, iyBomPasc1.1, whole genome shotgun sequence and includes:
- the LOC132911507 gene encoding endoplasmic reticulum resident protein 44 isoform X1 — encoded protein: MLVFCDILDFKVLIFACLMTFLPNNLANNANEGALSLTQQNIDMTLATNELVLINFYAQWCRFSNSLAPIFEEAANKIRNAFPEPGRVVMAKVDCERESGIASRFHITKYPTLKVIRNGQPTKREYRGQRSVEAFEEFIRKQLEDPIKQFYDLKELSNLDDKKRMIIGYFDRKDIPEYGMFRRVATNLKDDCQFHVGFGTCSAQNCEIGEHFHFLNASRAMHPPGEPIIVFRSDKALSNDEDETYHGSLNNFDELNVWAQEKCVPLVREITFENAEELTEEALPFLILFHAPDDVESVKMYKDVVMKTLIDEKQNVNFLTANGVKFAHPLHHLGKSPADLPLIAIDSFRHMYLFPNFHDIHIEGKLKGFLQDLYSGKLHREFHYGPDPSSNEVPQIVGQIKVPTTPPESTFKKLAPSKNRYTLLKDEL
- the LOC132911507 gene encoding endoplasmic reticulum resident protein 44 isoform X2, which gives rise to MLVFCDILDFKVLIFACLMTFLPNNLANNANEGALSLTQQNIDMTLATNELVLINFYAQWCRFSNSLAPIFEEAANKIRNAFPEPGRVVMAKVDCERESGIASRFHITKYPTLKVIRNGQPTKREYRGQRSVEAFEEFIRKQLEDPIKQFYDLKELSNLDDKKRMIIGYFDRKDIPEYGMFRRVATNLKDDCQFHVGFGNASRAMHPPGEPIIVFRSDKALSNDEDETYHGSLNNFDELNVWAQEKCVPLVREITFENAEELTEEALPFLILFHAPDDVESVKMYKDVVMKTLIDEKQNVNFLTANGVKFAHPLHHLGKSPADLPLIAIDSFRHMYLFPNFHDIHIEGKLKGFLQDLYSGKLHREFHYGPDPSSNEVPQIVGQIKVPTTPPESTFKKLAPSKNRYTLLKDEL